In one Leptidea sinapis chromosome 25, ilLepSina1.1, whole genome shotgun sequence genomic region, the following are encoded:
- the LOC126972047 gene encoding toll-like receptor 6: MVLLGLFTLWWSVYGAGAASLTSRVAEAPQECEWQRVSGAAGEPTRVQLACSLRTAAGATDLLAGLSASQAQRITALDLHCTDILLFESSLDVGRRKEEGTELLSRFHNLKEMKIESCKIRYVPSAVLSPLSGLRSLTIRTHNTDWSAMSMEFHRDSFRGLTDLRYLDLGDNNIWILPSEIFCPLYNLKELNITQNRLQDISNLGFSDWGNGPTAPGKSCNTVLETLDMSYNEISALPDNGLSSLRALQKLFLQNNRISSVADRAFVGLSDLQILNLSSNALTALPPEMFQSSRDIKQIYLNNNSINVLAPGLLEGLDQLQILDLSYNELTSEWINRDTFSGLVRLIVLNLSHNRITKIDALLFQDLNNLQFLSLEYNNIGRIADGAFSNLKNLHSLSLAYNNIIEVDSNHFSNLYVLNQLFLDGNRITKVELRSFENITKLHDLGLSGNQLSEVPEAIKTLRFLTSLDLGMNRITKVTTTHFEGLDDLYGLRLVGNKIEKISKDTFVALPSLQILNLASNNIDQIDDGAFSSNLQLKAIGLDGNKLVDLKGIFTNNQPLVWLNVSNNELLWFDYSHIPTNLEWLDMHENKIERLEDTYGVKETCNVKMLDVSHNKIRSIDEFSFPSSIETIVINNNNLEKINPGTFLQKYNINKVMLYANKIKTLDVGSFAISSVPEDKDLPEFYISENPFECDCTMEWLQRINQLSELRQRPRVMDLESVRCSLTHTRSEFDVLLLEVKSSDFLCEYESHCFTLCHCCDFDACDCKMTCPDKCTCYHDLTWNSNVVDCSSAGYDHVPEQIPMDATEIYLDGNDIKELGNHVFIGKKRLQVLYLNNSNINTLQNRTFNGIESLRVLHLENNNLEVLRNTQFTRLPNLNELFLSGNKIKVIENDTFNYLPSLEYLNLDNNGYVDYMPWRVITDNNPRTRVSVDGNNWVCDCKDVAQLNQWLIKKSKETDSMMCYFAHGQPMNKTISTVAKECKVEVTTEETGTETLKRLFIESNDGVENYIPYIAAVLIIVIILLLMCALLFMFREDFKLWMHSKYGIRVFSSTPRDMNDNKNKRFDAFFVFNQRDEDFVTRAVSSELENLGHTLCLQHRDLQLLERRSSDSLVSAVESSKRLVIVLSINFLQHEWYSPESKAAVQSAINSVNVRHRRQKIIFLVTTDLSAINIDPDLKVLLKTCTVIVWGERNCWEKLNFRLPDVDITLPNRTLHNANNAKCSNREGFGRHGNLRYTAPPTSHDPWYKYGMSPPILMMSSPMHSTSASAEVSARSTEDETCSVASSEGRPDDRLPHHHSYVSIDNHQCEERPLRPPQQIPMSNTRPPNVRKTYFV, translated from the coding sequence ATGGTGTTATTGGGATTATTTACTTTGTGGTGGTCGGTGTATGGTGCCGGTGCAGCTTCGTTGACCAGTCGTGTTGCGGAGGCGCCTCAGGAGTGCGAATGGCAGCGTGTGTCGGGCGCAGCAGGCGAGCCGACGCGAGTCCAGCTAGCGTGTTCGCTCCGCACCGCCGCCGGCGCGACCGATCTGCTCGCCGGGCTCAGTGCCTCACAGGCGCAACGCATCACGGCGCTAGACCTTCACTGCACTGATATTCTACTATTCGAGAGCTCGCTGGACGTGGGCAGAAGAAAAGAGGAAGGAACCGAACTACTATCCCGATTCCACAACCTAAAAGAAATGAAGATCGAATCGTGCAAAATAAGATACGTTCCGTCAGCTGTTTTGTCACCGCTTAGTGGATTACGCAGCTTGACAATCAGAACGCATAACACCGACTGGTCGGCCATGTCTATGGAGTTTCATCGGGATTCCTTCCGCGGTCTGACGGACTTGAGATATTTAGACTTgggtgataataatatatggatTTTACCATCCGAAATATTTTGTCCGTTGTATAATTTGAAGGAATTAAATATCACTCAGAATAGGCTGCAAGATAtatcgaatttgggtttttCTGACTGGGGAAACGGACCAACAGCACCAGGAAAGTCGTGTAATACAGTGTTAGAGACTCTCGACATGTCGTACAATGAAATAAGTGCTTTGCCGGACAACGGCTTGTCAAGCTTGCGGGCGCTACAAAAGCTATTTCttcaaaacaatagaatatCTTCAGTCGCAGATCGTGCCTTTGTGGGATTAAGCGACTTACAAATCCTTAATCTGTCATCAAACGCGCTGACAGCGTTGCCCCCTGAAATGTTCCAATCATCGAGGGACATTAAACAAATATATCTGAATAACAACTCCATCAATGTCTTAGCCCCGGGATTATTAGAAGGATTAGACCAGTTGCAAATTTTGGACTTATCGTATAATGAACTTACAAGTGAGTGGATTAACAGAGACACCTTTTCGGGGTTAGTGAGATTAATAGTTCTCAACTTGTCCCACAACCGAATAACAAAGATAGATGCTCTATTGTTTcaagatttaaataatttacaatttctGAGTCtagaatacaataatattggGAGAATTGCTGATGGGGCATTTTCTAATTTGAAAAATCTTCATTCACTTTCGTtagcttataataatataatagaagtgGATAGTAACCATTTTTCGAATCTATATGTTTTAAATCAACTGTTTCTCGATGGAAATAGAATAACAAAAGTTGAGTTACGTTCATTCGAGAACATTACAAAATTACACGATTTGGGACTCAGTGGAAACCAGTTATCTGAAGTACCGGAAGCTATAAAAACACTAAGATTTTTAACATCTCTGGATTTAGGAATGAACAGAATAACAAAGGTTACGACGACACATTTTGAGGGCTTAGACGATTTATATGGACTGCGATTGGTtggaaataaaatagaaaaaatatcaaaGGACACCTTTGTAGCTCTACCATCCCTGCAGATTTTGAACTTAGCTTCAAATAATATAGATCAAATTGATGACGGAGCATTTTCCTCAAATTTGCAATTAAAAGCTATTGGACTTGATGGCAATAAATTAGTAGATTTGAAaggaatatttacaaataatcaaCCGCTTGTTTGGCTCAATGTGTCAAATAATGAATTGCTTTGGTTTGACTACAGTCATATACCCACGAATCTTGAATGGTTGGACATGcatgaaaataaaatagagaGATTAGAAGACACATATGGAGTTAAGGAGACATGCAATGTAAAAATGTTGGATGTCAGCCACAACAAGATAAGAAGTATTGACGAGTTTTCCTTTCCCAGCAGTATTGAGACTATTGTCATAAACAATAATAACCTAGAAAAAATTAATCCTGGAACGtttctacaaaaatataatatcaataaggTGATGTTGTATGCAAACAAGATAAAGACTTTAGATGTCGGCTCATTTGCGATATCGTCAGTACCGGAAGATAAAGATTTACCCGAATTCTATATCAGTGAGAATCCATTTGAATGTGATTGTACAATGGAATGGTTGCAAAGAATTAACCAATTAAGCGAACTCAGACAACGCCCTAGAGTAATGGATTTAGAAAGCGTTAGATGCTCTTTGACACACACAAGAAGCGAATTCGATGTGCTTTTACTCGAAGTTAAATCTTCAGACTTTTTGTGTGAGTACGAATCTCACTGTTTTACTCTTTGCCATTGTTGTGACTTTGATGCTTGTGACTGTAAGATGACTTGTCCAGATAAATGTACGTGTTATCACGATCTCACCTGGAACTCCAATGTTGTCGATTGTTCGAGTGCCGGCTACGATCACGTGCCGGAACAAATACCAATGGATGCGACCGAAATTTACTTGGACGGAAACGATATAAAAGAACTAGGAAATCACGTATTCATCGGTAAAAAGCGACTGCAAGTATTGTATCTCAATAACAGTAACATTAACACGTTACAGAACAGAACGTTTAATGGGATCGAATCATTGAGAGTATTACACCTAGAAAATAATAACTTGGAGGTTTTAAGAAATACACAGTTTACAAGACTGCCGAATTTAAACGAGCTATTTTTAAGTGGCAACAAGATAAAAGTTATAGAGAACGATACATTCAATTATTTACCATCGCTGGAATACTTGAACCTCGACAATAACGGTTACGTCGATTACATGCCATGGAGAGTTATTACGGATAACAATCCACGCACACGTGTCTCTGTGGATGGTAACAATTGGGTGTGTGATTGTAAAGATGTGGCTCAGTTGAATCAATGGCTAATAAAAAAGTCAAAAGAAACGGACAGCATGATGTGCTACTTTGCTCATGGACAGCCCATGAACAAAACTATATCCACTGTAGCAAAAGAATGTAAAGTAGAGGTAACTACTGAAGAAACCGGGACGGAAACTCTAAAGCGGCTATTCATTGAATCAAATGACGGTGTAGAAAATTATATACCATATATTGCGGCAGTATTGATCATAGTCATTATACTTTTACTTATGTGCGCTCTTTTGTTCATGTTTCGTGAAGATTTTAAACTCTGGATGCATTCAAAGTACGGCATTAGAGTATTTAGTTCAACTCCAAGAGACATGAACGACAACAAGAATAAACGATTCGATGCTTTCTTTGTGTTTAATCAACGTGACGAAGACTTCGTGACTCGTGCGGTTAGTTCAGAATTAGAGAATTTGGGACATACGTTGTGCTTGCAGCATCGAGACTTACAATTGCTCGAAAGACGCTCCAGTGATAGTCTAGTTAGTGCAGTGGAAAGTTCAAAGCGATTAGTGATAGTGCTATCAATAAACTTTTTACAGCACGAGTGGTATTCGCCAGAGTCAAAGGCTGCCGTTCAAAGTGCAATAAACTCAGTGAACGTTAGGCATAGGCGGCAAAAGATAATATTCCTAGTGACAACAGACTTAAGTGCCATTAACATTGATCCAGACTTAAAAGTGTTACTTAAAACTTGTACTGTTATTGTGTGGGGTGAAAGGAACTGTTGGGAAAAGCTAAATTTTCGGTTACCGGATGTGGACATAACCTTGCCCAATCGGACGCTTCATAATGCTAACAACGCAAAGTGTAGTAATAGGGAGGGGTTCGGGAGGCATGGGAATTTGAGATACACAGCGCCCCCGACTTCTCATGATCCTTGGTATAAGTACGGTATGTCCCCTCCTATACTGATGATGTCAAGTCCTATGCATTCAACGAGTGCCAGTGCGGAGGTGTCTGCCAGAAGCACCGAGGACGAGACGTGTTCTGTGGCCAGCAGTGAAGGTAGACCCGATGACCGTCTACCTCACCATCATAGCTATGTGTCAATAGACAACCATCAATGCGAGGAGCGACCTTTAAGGCCTCCACAGCAAATTCCTATGTCAAATACTAGGCCACCGAACGTAAGAAAgacttattttgtataa